One genomic window of Halorubrum hochsteinianum includes the following:
- a CDS encoding LAGLIDADG family homing endonuclease has protein sequence MAQAGTQDLTERFIQFYRNYYREEIGQLAQRYPNEERSLYVSYDDLFQFDRDLAEDFLNKPEQMREYAEEALRLYDLPADVSLGRAHVRIEDLPESVDIRGIRVHDDHIGKLVSVQGIVRKATDVRPKVTEAAFECQRCGTMTYIPQSDGGFQEPHECQGCERQGPFRVNFDQSEFVDSQKLRIQESPEGLRGGETPQSLDVDIVDDITGEVSPGDHVTCVGVLHIEQVEQGNEKSAIFDLYMDGVSISIEDEEFEDMDITEADKRDIIELSERDDIYEAMVGSIAPAIYGYEEEKLAMILQLFSGVTKHLPDGSRIRGDLHMLLIGDPGTGKCLKGDTRVTLGDGRKVPIRDLVEDNLNDSKPVDDGVFDEVDFEVPSLRSDGTVGSARATKVWKREAPETMYRVETASGAELEVTPSHPLFVQRDGRFEAVVADELNEGEFVAAPNRLNVEGDDAVNVEFRRAQSHNAVRLDLPDEWTPDLARLLGYIVAEGYVERRDDHSGFVSITNNDEAVLSDARSTLETLGLQTTTREPHDGKDARELLCSAGEFVSFLENLDEVLLEGSADQRIPRPILGASPSATRMFIKGFVEGEAHVSAKQREITVASMSETLLTDLRTLLLQHGITSQLHERKNGSHRLRISGAQFDRYVTEIGFVTDRKQEAAEEHLETDRNTNLNVVPNVAPVLRRVRDALGLTQYECGVPRNTYRHYEAGSRNPSVGALRNVVEAFEAANSPSTNSTEIGSAQTDGGGVAADIAALRQLVDDDIRWDRIESIEPVNPEDDWVYDLEVEGTHNYVSNGIISHNSQMISYVENIAPRSVYTSGKGSSAAGLTAAAVRDDFGDGQQWSLEAGALVLADKGIAAVDELDKMDCVTGDTLVTLSDGRVERIDELAREAAEDGEIEELSNGRRVRDVDLAVWSMDENGRLVERPVSAVHEYDAPAELTRVTMETGESLRSTADHPFFVLDDGERVEREAAALDEGDWVYVPREVPTAAADGGGAVAAAGGDDAVPGDGGDGVDAAMGSVLGYLSGDGNVYYDRDEGVYGVRFTNADRELLDDFERAAREAFGTEPTRYPSEKRDSVETVRVHGKEHADAVLNAGMNLGRYDEKCFPTPVSTGSRAAKAAFVRALADSEGHVDESAGNIRIASASRDLLRGTRNILLQFGVSSQLQHRERSGGRDVYYLTVTDADSLAAFRRFVGFTASRKASSLDRVVEAADGDRTILDVIPEVDEILAGSRESLRLHQDECGLDAGTYHDFESGAANVSVDRAGRVLGAFEARTETAGEDLTTLESDPTWDALAELRHRYHVPQSELAEGTDVSQQRISREWGDSEAVRRTVTARLREIVGGVAETDLSDLREFVRGDVKWRRVESVETVPPESTEHRGGVLRQRLADVIGGPVETVEERARELVDRGPVGETRAELSAALDAYGVSQADVASSLDVTQATVSRWLSGAVETERLDDLREAVAGEVADVKAALRSILTRIEDGERPRVYDLTVEGTHNFVANGLVVHNSSDRSAMHEGLEQQKISVSKAGINATLKARCSLLGAANPKYGRFDQYEPIGEQIDLEPALISRFDLIFTVTDSPDPEHDSRLAQHIIKTNYAGELNTQREELASSEFTSEQVAEVTEEVAPEIDAELLRKYVAHAKRSCFPTMTDEAKELIEEFYVDLRSKGADEDAPVPVTARKLEAMVRLSEASARVRLSDTVEREDADRATNIVESCLKDIGVDPETGQFDADVVETGTSKSQRDRIKNIKGLIADIEEEYQEGAPVDEVLDRAGEIGMDPGKAEQEIEKLRTKGEVYEPQQGHLRTT, from the coding sequence ATGGCACAGGCCGGCACCCAAGACCTCACGGAGCGGTTCATCCAGTTCTACCGGAACTACTACCGCGAGGAGATCGGACAGCTCGCGCAGCGCTACCCCAACGAGGAGCGCTCGCTGTACGTCTCCTACGACGATCTCTTTCAGTTCGACCGCGACCTCGCCGAGGACTTCCTGAACAAGCCCGAACAGATGCGCGAGTACGCCGAGGAGGCGCTGCGGCTCTACGACCTCCCCGCCGACGTCAGCCTCGGCCGCGCGCACGTCCGGATCGAGGACCTGCCCGAGAGCGTCGACATCCGCGGCATTCGAGTCCACGACGACCACATCGGCAAGCTCGTCTCCGTTCAGGGAATCGTCCGCAAGGCGACCGACGTGCGCCCGAAGGTGACCGAGGCCGCCTTCGAGTGCCAGCGCTGCGGCACGATGACGTACATCCCGCAGTCCGACGGCGGCTTCCAAGAGCCCCACGAGTGTCAGGGCTGTGAGCGGCAGGGACCCTTCCGCGTCAACTTCGACCAGTCCGAGTTCGTCGACTCCCAGAAGCTCCGCATTCAGGAGTCGCCGGAGGGCCTGCGCGGCGGCGAGACGCCCCAGTCGCTCGACGTCGACATCGTCGACGACATCACCGGCGAGGTGAGCCCCGGCGACCACGTCACCTGCGTCGGCGTCCTCCACATCGAGCAGGTCGAGCAGGGCAACGAGAAGTCCGCCATCTTCGACCTGTACATGGACGGCGTCTCCATCTCCATCGAGGACGAGGAGTTCGAGGACATGGACATCACCGAGGCGGACAAACGCGACATCATCGAACTCTCCGAGCGCGACGACATCTACGAGGCGATGGTCGGATCCATCGCGCCCGCCATCTACGGCTACGAGGAGGAGAAGCTCGCGATGATCCTCCAGCTGTTCTCCGGCGTCACCAAGCACCTCCCCGACGGCTCGCGGATCCGCGGAGATCTTCATATGCTCCTGATCGGGGATCCGGGCACGGGTAAGTGTTTGAAAGGTGATACTCGTGTGACCCTCGGAGACGGGCGGAAGGTTCCGATACGAGACCTCGTTGAAGATAACCTCAATGACTCGAAACCGGTCGACGATGGCGTCTTTGACGAGGTCGACTTTGAGGTGCCGTCGCTCCGCTCCGACGGGACCGTGGGGTCCGCCCGGGCGACGAAGGTCTGGAAGCGGGAGGCTCCCGAAACGATGTACCGCGTCGAAACCGCCTCCGGCGCGGAACTGGAAGTAACGCCGTCGCATCCGCTGTTCGTTCAACGTGACGGACGGTTCGAGGCGGTCGTCGCGGACGAACTGAACGAAGGCGAGTTCGTCGCTGCTCCGAACCGACTCAATGTCGAAGGTGACGACGCGGTCAACGTCGAATTCCGCCGCGCTCAGTCGCACAACGCGGTTCGGCTCGATCTGCCCGACGAGTGGACACCGGATCTCGCGCGTCTCCTCGGATACATCGTCGCTGAGGGGTACGTTGAGCGGCGTGACGACCATTCGGGGTTCGTGTCGATCACGAACAACGACGAGGCGGTCCTGTCCGATGCTCGGTCGACATTGGAGACTCTCGGCCTCCAAACCACGACCCGCGAACCACATGACGGAAAGGACGCGAGGGAGTTATTGTGTTCTGCGGGAGAGTTCGTCAGTTTCCTCGAAAACCTCGACGAGGTGCTCCTTGAGGGGTCCGCAGACCAGCGGATTCCGAGACCGATCCTCGGAGCGTCACCTTCCGCCACGCGGATGTTCATAAAGGGATTCGTCGAAGGAGAGGCTCACGTCTCAGCGAAGCAGCGGGAAATTACCGTTGCCTCCATGAGTGAGACGCTTCTCACGGATCTTCGGACGCTTCTGCTTCAACACGGAATCACCAGCCAACTCCACGAGCGGAAGAACGGAAGCCACCGGCTACGGATTAGCGGGGCACAGTTCGACCGGTACGTGACCGAAATCGGGTTCGTGACCGACCGAAAGCAGGAGGCGGCAGAGGAACATCTCGAAACAGATCGGAACACCAACCTCAACGTCGTTCCGAACGTCGCCCCCGTCCTCCGGCGAGTTCGTGACGCGCTCGGACTGACGCAGTACGAGTGCGGCGTTCCTCGCAACACCTATCGTCACTACGAAGCGGGATCGCGAAATCCGAGCGTCGGTGCGCTTCGGAACGTCGTTGAAGCGTTCGAGGCCGCGAATTCACCCTCGACAAACAGCACGGAGATCGGAAGCGCACAGACCGATGGAGGGGGAGTAGCTGCCGATATTGCGGCTCTTCGACAATTAGTGGATGACGATATTCGGTGGGACCGCATCGAGTCCATCGAACCGGTCAACCCCGAAGACGATTGGGTGTACGATCTCGAAGTCGAGGGAACACACAACTACGTCTCGAACGGGATTATCTCGCACAACTCTCAGATGATTTCGTACGTAGAAAACATCGCACCCCGCTCGGTGTACACCTCCGGGAAGGGGTCGTCCGCGGCGGGCCTCACCGCCGCGGCTGTTCGTGACGACTTCGGCGACGGCCAACAGTGGTCCCTCGAAGCCGGCGCGCTCGTCCTCGCAGACAAGGGGATCGCGGCGGTCGACGAACTCGACAAGATGGACTGCGTCACCGGAGACACGCTGGTCACGCTCTCTGACGGGCGCGTCGAGCGCATCGACGAACTGGCGCGGGAGGCCGCCGAGGACGGCGAAATAGAGGAACTCTCGAACGGCCGCCGCGTCCGCGACGTCGACCTCGCGGTCTGGTCGATGGACGAGAACGGGCGGCTGGTCGAACGCCCCGTCTCCGCCGTCCACGAGTACGACGCCCCCGCGGAGCTGACTCGCGTGACGATGGAGACGGGCGAGTCGCTCCGCTCGACGGCCGACCACCCGTTCTTCGTGCTTGACGACGGCGAGCGAGTCGAGCGCGAGGCGGCCGCGCTCGACGAGGGCGACTGGGTGTACGTCCCGCGCGAGGTTCCGACCGCGGCCGCCGACGGCGGCGGAGCGGTAGCGGCGGCGGGGGGCGACGACGCCGTTCCGGGTGACGGTGGCGACGGGGTTGACGCCGCGATGGGAAGCGTCCTCGGCTACCTCTCCGGCGACGGAAACGTCTACTACGACCGCGACGAGGGCGTCTACGGCGTTCGGTTCACCAACGCCGATCGCGAGCTGTTGGACGACTTCGAACGCGCGGCGCGCGAAGCGTTCGGCACGGAGCCGACGCGCTACCCGAGCGAGAAGCGTGACAGCGTCGAGACGGTCCGCGTCCACGGAAAAGAACACGCCGATGCCGTCCTCAACGCCGGGATGAACCTCGGCCGGTACGACGAGAAGTGCTTCCCGACCCCCGTTTCGACCGGAAGCCGGGCGGCAAAGGCCGCGTTCGTCCGCGCGCTCGCCGACAGCGAGGGTCACGTGGACGAGTCGGCCGGGAACATTCGGATAGCGTCCGCGAGCCGAGACCTGCTCCGAGGCACGCGGAACATCCTCTTACAGTTCGGCGTGTCGAGTCAGCTCCAGCACCGCGAACGGAGCGGCGGCCGAGACGTGTACTACCTCACGGTGACCGACGCGGACTCGCTGGCGGCGTTCCGTCGGTTCGTCGGATTCACGGCCAGCCGAAAGGCGTCGTCGCTCGACCGAGTCGTCGAGGCCGCCGACGGCGATCGGACGATCCTCGACGTGATCCCGGAGGTCGACGAGATTCTCGCCGGAAGTCGCGAGTCGCTCCGACTACACCAAGACGAGTGCGGGCTCGACGCCGGCACGTATCACGACTTCGAGAGCGGCGCGGCGAACGTCTCCGTCGACCGAGCCGGCCGAGTGCTCGGCGCGTTCGAGGCGCGGACCGAGACGGCGGGCGAGGACCTGACGACGCTCGAATCGGACCCGACGTGGGACGCCCTCGCCGAACTGCGGCACCGCTACCACGTCCCGCAGTCCGAGCTCGCGGAGGGGACCGACGTGTCACAACAGCGGATCTCGCGGGAGTGGGGCGACAGCGAGGCGGTTCGTCGAACCGTGACGGCCCGACTCCGAGAGATCGTCGGAGGCGTGGCGGAGACCGACCTCTCCGACCTCCGCGAGTTCGTCCGCGGCGACGTGAAGTGGCGTCGCGTCGAGTCCGTCGAAACCGTACCGCCCGAGTCGACCGAACACCGCGGCGGGGTGCTCCGACAGCGTCTCGCGGACGTGATCGGGGGACCGGTGGAGACGGTCGAAGAGCGTGCCCGTGAACTGGTCGACCGGGGCCCGGTCGGCGAAACGCGGGCGGAATTATCTGCCGCGCTCGACGCGTACGGCGTCAGCCAAGCCGACGTCGCGTCGTCGCTCGACGTGACGCAGGCGACCGTCTCCCGGTGGCTCTCCGGAGCGGTCGAAACGGAGCGACTCGACGACCTGCGTGAGGCGGTCGCGGGCGAGGTGGCCGACGTCAAAGCAGCGCTGCGGTCGATCCTGACGCGGATCGAGGACGGGGAGCGACCGAGAGTGTACGACCTGACCGTCGAGGGGACCCACAACTTCGTCGCGAACGGGCTCGTCGTCCACAACTCCTCGGACCGCTCCGCGATGCACGAGGGGCTCGAACAGCAGAAGATCTCCGTCTCGAAGGCGGGGATCAACGCCACCCTCAAGGCCCGCTGTTCGCTGCTCGGCGCGGCGAACCCGAAGTACGGGCGGTTCGACCAGTACGAGCCGATCGGCGAGCAGATCGATCTGGAACCCGCACTTATCTCTCGGTTCGACCTGATCTTCACGGTGACGGACAGCCCGGACCCGGAGCACGACTCCCGGCTGGCCCAGCACATCATCAAGACGAACTACGCCGGCGAGCTCAACACGCAGCGCGAGGAGCTGGCGAGTTCGGAGTTCACCTCGGAGCAGGTGGCGGAGGTGACCGAGGAGGTCGCGCCGGAGATCGACGCGGAGCTGCTTCGCAAGTACGTCGCCCACGCGAAGCGCTCCTGCTTCCCGACGATGACCGACGAGGCGAAGGAGCTGATCGAGGAGTTCTACGTCGACCTCCGCTCGAAGGGGGCCGACGAGGACGCGCCGGTGCCGGTGACCGCCCGGAAGCTGGAGGCGATGGTGCGGCTCTCCGAGGCCAGCGCGCGGGTCCGCCTCTCGGACACCGTCGAGCGCGAGGACGCCGACCGCGCGACGAACATCGTCGAGTCGTGTCTCAAGGACATCGGCGTCGACCCGGAGACGGGGCAGTTCGACGCCGACGTGGTCGAGACGGGAACCTCGAAGAGCCAGCGCGACCGGATCAAGAACATCAAGGGGCTCATCGCCGACATCGAGGAGGAGTACCAGGAGGGCGCGCCCGTCGACGAGGTGCTCGACCGCGCCGGCGAGATCGGGATGGACCCGGGGAAGGCGGAGCAGGAGATCGAGAAGCTCCGGACGAAGGGCGAAGTGTACGAACCCCAGCAGGGGCATCTCCGGACGACGTAG
- a CDS encoding TRAM domain-containing protein, which translates to MIPSSPLVIGIAVAVALIALFVLVRRLRGPSAEARESKRAHEAAQRRDAPVEIGETYEFGVTELTDHHSGSEVAVGKVEGFVVFAEDIPGGLEPGDVIRAKVLSFNQGRTSADATFVGRA; encoded by the coding sequence ATGATCCCCTCGTCGCCGCTCGTGATCGGTATCGCGGTCGCGGTCGCGCTGATCGCGCTGTTCGTGCTCGTCCGCCGGCTCCGCGGCCCGTCCGCCGAGGCGCGCGAGTCGAAGCGCGCCCACGAGGCCGCTCAGAGGCGCGACGCGCCCGTCGAGATCGGCGAGACGTACGAGTTCGGCGTGACGGAGCTGACGGACCACCACTCCGGCTCGGAGGTCGCCGTCGGGAAGGTCGAGGGGTTCGTCGTGTTCGCCGAGGACATCCCCGGCGGCCTCGAACCCGGCGACGTGATCCGCGCGAAGGTGCTCTCGTTCAACCAGGGCCGCACTTCCGCGGACGCGACGTTCGTCGGGCGGGCGTAG
- a CDS encoding DEAD/DEAH box helicase, with product MKVADAVPEFADAFGFDEFNRMQREALPGIWETDHNVVASAPTASGKTALAELAICRTLSEGGTALFVAPLRALTNEKESEWERFEELGYSVYVVSGERDLNPRRAERADVLVTTPEKADSATRKHDSARYSFITDVDCVVIDEVHLLDSEKRGAVLEVTVSRLRRLQDPRVVALSATMPNIDDVAEWLDAPAETTYAFGDEYRPVDLETGVKTYSHGSNAFADKYRRLYRALDLAEPHVREDGQALVFVSSRQDTVQAAKKARDEITERDIPIDSRDDYDFHNEAKELTNDTLRQSVTDGVGFHHAGLGKDDRDRVEEWFKQGKIKFLFSTSTLAWGVNLPARCVVIRDTKYHDPLEGETDISPLDVLQMLGRAGRPEYDDVGYGWVVCDRGDADKYRELLREGKAIESRLAADLESHLNAEIAMGTIRGLEDVMAWLETTFYYVRAQSQPEAYEFSTLRDRVRDTLESLVDDGFVAADDDLAIEPTGLGRLASKYYLRLDTARRFRRLADRETLTADAVLETVASAGEFDSVSARSAEADAVDRILDGRDTDLEDGHRKVFAILLAGMADSIPSDLRSDAWVIRQNALRLLAALAEFLDRFAGPRAANLARRVEARVEHGVSREAVALTAIEGVGSGRAERLADAGLTSPADVVDDGPEALAGAGLSDSVAERIVDAARDCPRIDVDWGDFPDAIAVGENEMCEVAVSTRSGSARTGIRVTVNDVEMTATTTYLDGETTVPVGVFGPPDADELEFVVEVVFPDLPLLPVTATRTVRVK from the coding sequence GTGAAGGTCGCGGACGCGGTGCCGGAGTTCGCCGACGCCTTCGGGTTCGACGAGTTCAACCGGATGCAACGCGAGGCGCTGCCGGGCATCTGGGAGACCGACCACAACGTGGTCGCGTCGGCTCCGACGGCCTCCGGGAAGACGGCGCTCGCCGAACTCGCCATCTGTAGGACCCTCTCGGAGGGCGGCACCGCCCTCTTCGTCGCGCCGCTGCGCGCGCTCACCAACGAGAAGGAGAGCGAGTGGGAGCGGTTCGAGGAGCTCGGCTACTCCGTGTACGTCGTCTCCGGCGAGCGCGACCTGAACCCCCGCCGCGCGGAGCGCGCGGACGTGCTGGTGACGACGCCCGAGAAGGCCGACAGCGCGACGCGGAAACACGACTCCGCGCGCTACTCGTTCATCACCGACGTGGACTGCGTCGTCATCGACGAGGTCCACCTGCTCGACTCCGAGAAGCGCGGCGCGGTGCTGGAGGTCACCGTCTCGCGGCTCCGGCGGCTCCAGGACCCGCGCGTCGTCGCGCTCTCCGCGACGATGCCGAACATCGACGACGTCGCCGAGTGGCTCGACGCGCCCGCGGAGACGACGTACGCGTTCGGCGACGAGTACCGCCCGGTCGACCTCGAAACCGGCGTGAAGACGTACTCGCACGGCTCGAACGCGTTCGCCGACAAGTACCGACGGCTCTACCGCGCGCTCGACTTGGCCGAGCCGCACGTCCGCGAGGACGGGCAGGCGCTCGTGTTCGTCTCCTCGCGGCAGGACACCGTTCAGGCGGCCAAGAAGGCGCGCGACGAGATCACCGAGCGGGACATCCCGATCGACTCGCGGGACGACTACGACTTCCACAACGAGGCCAAGGAGCTCACGAACGACACGCTCCGCCAGTCGGTCACCGACGGCGTCGGCTTCCACCACGCCGGCCTCGGCAAGGACGACCGCGACCGCGTCGAGGAGTGGTTCAAGCAGGGGAAGATCAAGTTCCTCTTCTCGACGTCGACGCTCGCGTGGGGGGTGAACCTCCCCGCGCGCTGCGTCGTCATCCGCGACACGAAGTATCACGACCCGCTGGAGGGCGAGACCGACATCTCGCCTTTGGACGTGCTCCAGATGCTCGGCCGCGCCGGCCGCCCGGAGTACGACGACGTGGGGTACGGCTGGGTGGTCTGCGACCGCGGCGACGCGGACAAGTACCGGGAACTGCTGCGCGAGGGCAAAGCGATCGAGTCGCGGCTCGCCGCCGACCTCGAATCGCACCTCAACGCCGAGATCGCGATGGGGACGATCCGCGGGTTGGAGGACGTGATGGCGTGGCTGGAGACCACCTTCTACTACGTCCGCGCGCAGTCGCAGCCGGAGGCGTACGAGTTCTCCACGCTCCGCGACCGCGTGCGCGACACGCTCGAATCGCTCGTCGACGACGGGTTCGTCGCGGCCGACGACGACCTCGCCATCGAGCCGACGGGGCTGGGACGGCTCGCCTCGAAGTACTACCTCCGCCTGGACACCGCCCGCCGCTTCCGGCGGCTCGCCGACCGCGAGACGCTGACGGCCGACGCGGTGTTAGAGACCGTCGCGTCGGCCGGCGAGTTCGACTCGGTGTCGGCGCGCTCCGCCGAGGCGGACGCGGTCGACCGGATCCTCGACGGCCGCGACACCGACCTCGAAGACGGCCACCGCAAGGTGTTCGCCATCCTGCTCGCCGGCATGGCCGACTCGATCCCGAGCGACCTGCGCTCGGACGCGTGGGTGATCCGCCAGAACGCGCTCCGCCTGCTCGCCGCGCTCGCGGAGTTCCTCGACCGCTTCGCCGGCCCCCGCGCCGCCAACCTCGCCCGCCGCGTGGAGGCGCGCGTCGAGCACGGCGTCTCCCGCGAGGCGGTCGCGCTCACCGCGATCGAGGGAGTCGGCTCCGGCCGCGCCGAGCGCCTCGCGGACGCCGGCCTCACGTCCCCTGCCGACGTCGTCGACGACGGCCCGGAGGCGCTCGCCGGGGCCGGGCTGAGCGACTCCGTCGCCGAGCGGATCGTCGACGCCGCGCGCGACTGTCCCCGGATCGACGTCGACTGGGGCGACTTCCCGGACGCCATCGCCGTCGGCGAGAACGAGATGTGCGAGGTCGCCGTTTCGACCCGGTCCGGAAGCGCCCGCACGGGGATCCGCGTCACCGTCAACGACGTGGAGATGACGGCGACGACGACGTACCTCGACGGCGAGACGACGGTCCCGGTCGGCGTGTTCGGGCCGCCGGACGCCGACGAGCTAGAGTTCGTCGTCGAGGTCGTCTTCCCGGACCTCCCGCTTCTGCCCGTCACGGCGACGCGAACGGTTCGGGTGAAATGA
- a CDS encoding topoisomerase DNA-binding C4 zinc finger domain-containing protein: MPQRLRVLAGDCDVTDRGDRTRTHRGRVVILIKPDDTTLVHDADGYQPVAWLTRPESVVVEGDGDGFTVTARDGSRELRVVAREATASRALPVTEAGVPVGTCPEDGGPLVRSRGDVVCLDCETRWGLPAGASVTDATCDDCGLPKLRVERGEPFHLCLDPACDPMEDAVSDRFDGAWGCPDCEGDLAVRSAPGRVYLGCENYPDCETTFSFPAGVVVDECDCGLPVFETAAGRGCLDGGCEVAGHAATRKTDPE; encoded by the coding sequence ATGCCGCAACGACTCCGCGTGCTGGCCGGCGACTGCGACGTGACCGACCGCGGCGACCGGACGCGCACCCACCGCGGCCGCGTCGTGATACTGATAAAGCCCGACGACACCACGCTCGTCCACGACGCCGACGGCTACCAGCCCGTTGCGTGGCTCACCCGGCCCGAGAGCGTCGTCGTCGAGGGCGACGGCGACGGGTTCACCGTCACCGCCCGCGACGGCTCCCGGGAACTCCGGGTGGTCGCCCGGGAGGCGACCGCGAGCCGGGCGCTCCCCGTCACCGAGGCCGGCGTGCCGGTCGGAACCTGTCCCGAGGACGGCGGGCCGCTCGTTCGCTCGCGCGGCGACGTGGTCTGTCTCGACTGCGAGACGCGGTGGGGACTCCCGGCCGGCGCGAGCGTCACGGACGCGACCTGCGACGACTGCGGCCTGCCGAAGCTCCGCGTCGAGCGCGGCGAGCCGTTCCACCTCTGTCTCGACCCCGCCTGTGATCCCATGGAGGACGCCGTCAGCGACCGGTTCGACGGCGCGTGGGGCTGCCCCGACTGCGAGGGCGACCTCGCCGTCCGCTCCGCGCCCGGCCGCGTCTACCTCGGCTGCGAGAACTATCCCGACTGCGAGACCACCTTCTCGTTCCCTGCCGGCGTCGTCGTCGACGAGTGCGACTGCGGGCTCCCCGTCTTCGAGACGGCCGCCGGCCGCGGCTGTCTGGACGGTGGCTGCGAGGTCGCCGGCCACGCGGCGACGAGGAAAACGGACCCCGAGTAG
- a CDS encoding tyrosine--tRNA ligase, protein MDAHELITRNAAEVVTEAEIEALADDPEGKRAYVGYEPSGVLHIGHMLTANKLIDLQEAGFEVTVLLADVHAYLNDKGSFEEIRHTAERMRDQFIAYGLDESNTQFVLGSDFQLDDDYTLDLHALELETTLARAERAMAEISSGDSVKVSQAVYPLMQALDIPYLGVDLAVGGMEQRKVHMLARDVLPSIDREPPTSLHTPLIADLGTGRGKMSSSEGVTISMEDSRDDIESKVNDAYCPPTADPEPTEDGVERENPVLQVFEYHVFPRFDSVVVERPEEYGGDLEYDGYDDLEADLESGELHPADAKGALAEYLDRLIAPGREQLAE, encoded by the coding sequence ATGGACGCTCACGAGCTGATCACCCGGAACGCGGCCGAGGTGGTCACCGAGGCGGAGATCGAGGCGCTGGCCGACGACCCCGAGGGCAAGCGGGCGTACGTCGGCTACGAGCCCTCGGGCGTGCTCCACATCGGTCACATGCTCACCGCGAACAAGCTCATCGACCTCCAGGAGGCGGGGTTCGAGGTGACGGTTCTTCTGGCCGACGTTCACGCCTACCTCAACGACAAGGGATCGTTCGAGGAGATCCGCCACACCGCCGAGCGGATGCGCGACCAGTTCATCGCGTACGGGCTCGACGAGTCGAACACGCAGTTCGTGCTCGGCTCCGACTTCCAGCTCGACGACGACTACACCCTCGACCTCCACGCGCTTGAGTTGGAGACCACCCTCGCGCGGGCCGAGCGCGCGATGGCCGAGATCAGCTCGGGCGACTCGGTGAAGGTGTCACAGGCCGTCTACCCGCTGATGCAGGCGCTCGACATCCCGTACCTCGGCGTCGACCTCGCGGTCGGCGGGATGGAGCAGCGCAAGGTCCACATGCTCGCGCGCGACGTGCTCCCGAGCATCGACCGCGAGCCGCCGACGAGCCTCCACACCCCGCTCATCGCCGATCTGGGTACCGGCCGCGGGAAGATGTCCTCCAGCGAGGGAGTCACCATCTCGATGGAGGACTCCCGCGATGACATCGAGTCGAAGGTGAACGACGCCTACTGCCCGCCGACGGCCGACCCCGAGCCGACCGAGGACGGCGTCGAGCGCGAGAATCCGGTCCTCCAGGTGTTCGAGTACCACGTGTTCCCGCGGTTCGACTCCGTCGTCGTCGAGCGCCCGGAGGAGTACGGCGGCGATCTCGAGTACGACGGCTACGACGACTTAGAGGCGGACTTGGAGTCCGGCGAGCTCCACCCCGCGGACGCGAAGGGCGCGCTCGCGGAGTACCTCGACCGGCTCATCGCGCCGGGCCGCGAACAGCTCGCGGAGTAG